The window TGCGGTTGGCTGCTTCGCTTCGGGATTCACTTCGGCATCGGCCAAGGCATCGATCAACCCATCGAGTGAGTCGATTCGCTGGGCGTCTTCGGTGGCTTGCGATTCTCCAACCTTGCCAATGAGCTTTGCGAATCGACTCGACAACGTCGGCTTGGGTGTTGTTGGGGCGTGCTGGGTTTGTCCGTGATAGGTCTTTGTGGCAAGTGCCATGGCGTCATTCCTCGAGCGTGTAAATGGGCGTCTGTCACTGCCGCAAGCCCGCACCGACGAATCGGGAACGGGCTGCGGAGCTTCGAAGGCGGGAGGTAAAGCACCTTCAAAGTGGAGGGCGGCTAGGCGACTTGGTTTTTCACTGCGTATCGCCAGTTCTTGACGGCGGCCGCGATGCGTCCCTCGATCGAGACGTAGATCGTTTTGTTGCCTGGGTCATACCAACGTTCGCGGCGACCCTGAGTGCCGTAGCCCTTGAAGTAGCCTCGAACCACCGTTGCGGTGCGGAGACGGGTTGGGCTTCGCATGCCGTACCACGTCGATGCACTGACGCTGCGAAGTTCACTCTCAGGAACCACCGCCACTTCACCGCGGTACAAGCCAACTTCTGCCGTCGTCGATGCGACTTTGTTTTCGAGCCCATCGCGATTGAGCGGGAAGAAAGTGCGACGCGCGGCTTGGGCGGGTGCTCCGGTTGGTGTCAGGATCGTGTTGAGCGAGCCACGAACACGTTGCTGCGTCCCGATTCCGCCGATGTCGCTGTATAGCGTTTCCATCTCGCCCCACTCCGAATCCGATGGGACCGCACCACCGCTGCGGATGTTGTTGTTGGTCGCGGTGCCAACGTCGGGACGATCGGCGAACAAAGGGGAACCATCGAGCAAGTTCTCGTTCGACGTGAACCGATCCAGGACAAGCCGGTTTTGGGTGGTCTGCCAAGCTTCCTGCAGCCCCAGCATCCCTTCGGAGAAGGCGTTCATGTCGTCATCGGCGATCATCTTCGGCGTCCACCCGAATTTGTTCCCGAAGCGTCGGACGAACACGTAGGACAGAACTTCTTCTTCGAGCCCGATCTCTTTGAATTGCTCGGCGTCTTGCAGTTCGTCCAGCTCGTCAACCGTCCCGCGGTTGATCAGTGGCATGGGCTTGAAGTCAGTCAAAGCGTTCGGCATCAGGGCGGAGACTTGATCGAACGAGTAGTCCTCATCAAGCTCGACCGTATCCAGAAACTTGTTGGCCAGTCCGGACAAGATGTTTGGAAAGTCGCCGGGGGTGGCGTTTGGCGATCCACTGGCACCGATGTACCGTCGATCCTCGGTGGCTGCAAAGCTCGTAACGCGATCCAATCCCCCAAGTTGCATTGCACGTTCCGCGATCAACTCGGGGTTGCCGTAGATGTCAACTTGATGGCCGGCATGTTGCAGGCATTCGGCCGCGATCGCCCACAACGGTTTGTTGGCCATCGCCTCGGCACCCTTGGACAGCTCGAAAGTCGGCTTGTCGGTGGATCGATAAGCCAACGCGTCGATGGCATCGATTGCGAATTGTTCTTTCGGCTGAGTGGTTCCGAACATGCTTCTGGTCTCTTTCGTGGTGGAGTGAATGCGGGCCGTCAGACCGCTGTGAATCGTGTTTGTGAACGTCTTTGGCTTCGGTCAGTGCGTACCGGCCCCCCAGCCCCCCAAGCCCCAGATCCGAACGAACTTTCTCTATGCTTTCCGGGCCTGCGAACCGCAGAGAGAAGGCAAGAAAGTTCCAGGAGGACCCAAAGGGGGTGGGGGTGTCGCATCATTCAACCAACGGGCTCCAAGATGACTCGGCCGGCAGGCTGCCCAACCTCGATGTGATTGACATGAAACTTTGAGTCGCCGATCTGAATCGCGTCACCGACATAGTGAGCCACTTCATCGGCG of the Rhodopirellula bahusiensis genome contains:
- a CDS encoding phage major capsid protein, which produces MFGTTQPKEQFAIDAIDALAYRSTDKPTFELSKGAEAMANKPLWAIAAECLQHAGHQVDIYGNPELIAERAMQLGGLDRVTSFAATEDRRYIGASGSPNATPGDFPNILSGLANKFLDTVELDEDYSFDQVSALMPNALTDFKPMPLINRGTVDELDELQDAEQFKEIGLEEEVLSYVFVRRFGNKFGWTPKMIADDDMNAFSEGMLGLQEAWQTTQNRLVLDRFTSNENLLDGSPLFADRPDVGTATNNNIRSGGAVPSDSEWGEMETLYSDIGGIGTQQRVRGSLNTILTPTGAPAQAARRTFFPLNRDGLENKVASTTAEVGLYRGEVAVVPESELRSVSASTWYGMRSPTRLRTATVVRGYFKGYGTQGRRERWYDPGNKTIYVSIEGRIAAAVKNWRYAVKNQVA